One region of Neisseria mucosa genomic DNA includes:
- the pepN gene encoding aminopeptidase N, producing MSKTVRYLKDYQTPAYRILETDLHFDIAEPQTVVKSRLTVEPQRVGEPLVLDGSAKLLSVKINGAAVDYVLEGETLTIAGVPSERFTVEVETEILPAENKSLMGLYASGGNLFTQCEPEGFRKITFYIDRPDVMSKFTTTIVADKKRYPVLLSNGNKIDGGEFSDDRHWVKWEDPFAKPSYLFALVAGDLAVTEDRFTTMSGRNVKIEFYTTEADKPKVGFAVESLKNAMKWDETRFGLEYDLDIFMVVAVGDFNMGAMENKGLNIFNTKFVLADSLTATDTDFEGIESVVGHEYFHNWTGNRVTCRDWFQLSLKEGLTVFRDQEFSGDRASRAVRRIENIRLLRQHQFPEDAGPTAHPVRPASYEEINNFYTMTVYEKGAEVVRMYHTLLGEEGFQKGMKLYFQRHDGQAVTCDDFRAAMADANGINLDQFALWYSQAGTPVLEAEGRLKNNIFELTVKQTVPSTPDMADKQPMMIPVKIGLLNRNGEAVAFDYQGKRATEAVLLLTEAEQTFPLEGVTEAVVPSLLRGFSAPVHLNYPYSDDDLLLLLAHDSDAFTRWEAAQTLYRRAVAANLAAFSDGVELPKHDKLLAAVEKVISDDLLDNAFKALLLGVPSEAELWDGAENIDPLRYHQAREALLDTLAVRFLPKWHELNRQAAKQENQSYEYSPETAGWRTLRNVCRAFVLRADPAHIETVAEKYGEMAQNMTHEWGILSAVNGNESDTRNRLLVQFADKFSDDALVMDKYFALVGLSRRSDTLQQVQTALQHPKFSLENPNKARSLIGSFSRNVPHFHAEDGSGYRFIADKVIEIDRFNPQVAARLVQAFNLCNKLEPHRRNLVKQELQRIRAQEGLSKDVGEIVGKILD from the coding sequence ATGAGCAAAACCGTCCGTTATCTGAAAGATTACCAAACGCCTGCCTACCGCATTCTCGAAACCGACCTGCATTTTGATATTGCCGAACCGCAAACCGTCGTGAAATCCCGTTTGACGGTCGAGCCGCAGAGGGTGGGGGAGCCGCTGGTGTTGGACGGTTCGGCGAAACTCTTGTCCGTCAAAATCAACGGGGCGGCTGTGGATTATGTGTTGGAAGGCGAGACGCTGACGATTGCGGGCGTGCCGTCCGAGCGCTTCACCGTTGAAGTGGAAACCGAAATCCTGCCGGCGGAAAACAAATCGCTGATGGGGCTGTATGCTTCCGGCGGTAATTTGTTTACCCAATGCGAGCCGGAAGGTTTCCGCAAAATCACGTTCTACATCGACCGTCCGGATGTGATGTCCAAGTTCACGACCACCATCGTCGCGGACAAAAAACGCTATCCCGTTTTGCTCTCCAACGGCAACAAAATCGACGGCGGCGAGTTTTCAGACGACCGCCATTGGGTGAAATGGGAAGACCCGTTTGCCAAACCGAGCTATCTGTTTGCTTTGGTCGCGGGCGATTTGGCGGTCACGGAAGACCGTTTCACCACCATGAGCGGCAGAAACGTCAAAATCGAGTTTTACACCACCGAAGCGGACAAGCCCAAGGTCGGCTTTGCCGTGGAATCGTTGAAAAACGCGATGAAGTGGGACGAAACGCGCTTCGGTTTGGAATACGACTTGGATATTTTCATGGTCGTCGCCGTGGGCGATTTCAATATGGGCGCGATGGAAAACAAGGGCTTGAACATCTTTAACACCAAGTTTGTCCTTGCCGACAGCCTCACCGCCACCGATACCGATTTCGAAGGCATCGAATCCGTGGTCGGACACGAGTATTTCCACAACTGGACGGGCAACCGCGTGACCTGCCGCGATTGGTTCCAGCTTTCGCTGAAAGAAGGGCTGACCGTGTTCCGCGACCAAGAATTTTCCGGCGACCGCGCCAGCCGCGCCGTGCGCCGCATCGAAAACATCCGCCTTTTGCGCCAGCACCAGTTCCCCGAAGACGCAGGCCCGACCGCGCATCCGGTGCGTCCCGCCAGCTATGAGGAGATAAACAATTTCTACACCATGACCGTTTATGAAAAAGGTGCGGAAGTGGTGCGGATGTATCACACCCTGCTCGGCGAAGAGGGCTTCCAAAAAGGCATGAAGCTCTATTTCCAACGCCACGACGGGCAGGCCGTTACCTGCGACGATTTCCGCGCGGCGATGGCGGACGCGAACGGCATCAATCTCGACCAGTTCGCCTTGTGGTACAGCCAGGCGGGCACGCCCGTTTTGGAAGCGGAAGGTCGTCTGAAAAACAATATTTTCGAGTTGACCGTCAAACAAACCGTGCCGTCCACGCCCGATATGGCGGACAAGCAGCCGATGATGATTCCGGTCAAAATCGGGCTGCTGAACCGCAACGGCGAAGCAGTGGCATTCGATTATCAGGGCAAACGCGCGACCGAAGCCGTGTTGCTGCTGACCGAAGCCGAACAGACCTTCCCGCTCGAAGGCGTAACCGAAGCCGTCGTTCCCTCGCTGTTGCGCGGGTTCAGCGCGCCGGTGCATCTGAACTATCCATACAGCGACGACGACCTGCTGCTCCTGCTCGCTCATGACAGCGACGCCTTCACGCGCTGGGAAGCCGCACAAACGCTCTACCGCCGCGCCGTCGCCGCCAACCTTGCCGCGTTTTCAGACGGCGTCGAGTTGCCGAAACACGACAAACTGCTTGCCGCCGTCGAAAAAGTCATTTCAGACGACCTCTTGGACAACGCCTTCAAAGCCCTGCTTTTGGGCGTACCGTCTGAAGCCGAACTGTGGGACGGCGCAGAAAACATCGACCCGCTGCGCTACCATCAGGCGCGCGAAGCCTTGTTGGATACGCTTGCCGTCCGCTTTCTACCGAAATGGCACGAATTGAACCGTCAGGCGGCGAAGCAGGAAAACCAAAGCTACGAGTACAGCCCCGAAACCGCCGGCTGGCGCACGCTGCGCAACGTCTGCCGCGCCTTCGTCCTGCGCGCCGACCCCGCACACATCGAAACCGTTGCCGAAAAATACGGCGAAATGGCGCAAAACATGACCCACGAATGGGGCATCCTGTCCGCCGTCAACGGCAACGAAAGCGATACGCGCAACCGCCTGCTGGTGCAGTTTGCCGACAAGTTTTCAGACGACGCGCTGGTGATGGACAAATATTTCGCCCTCGTCGGCTTAAGCCGCCGCAGCGACACCCTGCAACAGGTTCAAACCGCCTTGCAACATCCGAAATTCAGCCTCGAAAACCCTAACAAAGCCCGTTCGCTCATCGGCAGCTTCAGCCGCAACGTTCCGCATTTCCACGCAGAAGATGGCAGCGGCTACCGCTTCATCGCCGACAAAGTCATCGAAATCGACCGCTTCAACCCGCAGGTCGCTGCCCGCTTAGTGCAGGCGTTCAACCTCTGCAACAAGCTCGAACCGCACCGCAGAAACTTGGTGAAACAAGAATTGCAGCGCATTCGGGCGCAGGAAGGATTGTCGAAAGACGTGGGCGAAATCGTCGGCAAGATTTTAGATTGA
- a CDS encoding Lrp/AsnC family transcriptional regulator, whose protein sequence is MTQQITLDKTDLKILQVLQENGRLTNVELAERISLSPSPCLRRLKQLEDAGIIRRYAALLSPAAVDLGLQAFIRVSISKAKDAREDFAQSVKEWPEVLSCFALTGETDYLLHAFFTDMNAFSHFVLDTLLSHHGVQDAQSSFVLKEIKTTTSLPLSHLVRE, encoded by the coding sequence ATGACCCAGCAGATTACTTTAGATAAAACCGATTTGAAAATTTTACAGGTTTTACAGGAAAACGGACGTTTGACCAATGTCGAGCTGGCGGAACGCATCTCCCTCTCCCCCTCGCCCTGCTTACGCCGCCTCAAACAACTGGAAGACGCGGGCATCATCCGCCGCTATGCCGCCCTACTCTCTCCTGCAGCCGTCGATTTGGGCTTACAGGCGTTTATCCGCGTTTCCATCAGCAAAGCAAAAGACGCACGCGAAGATTTCGCGCAATCGGTAAAAGAATGGCCGGAAGTATTGAGCTGCTTCGCCCTTACCGGTGAAACCGACTACCTGCTCCACGCATTTTTCACCGATATGAATGCTTTTTCCCATTTCGTCTTGGATACACTCCTTTCCCACCACGGCGTACAGGACGCGCAATCAAGCTTCGTATTGAAAGAAATCAAAACCACCACCTCCCTGCCGCTTTCGCATTTGGTACGGGAATAG